One stretch of Ananas comosus cultivar F153 linkage group 6, ASM154086v1, whole genome shotgun sequence DNA includes these proteins:
- the LOC109711709 gene encoding transmembrane 9 superfamily member 11, with translation MRSVAGFAIRIGFFSLVVLLGSVHGFYLPGSYPHKYQVGDPLLVKVNSLTSIDTEMPFSYYSLPFCKPQEGVKDSAENLGELLMGDRIENSPYRFKMYTNESDILLCRSDPLTPENFNLLKKRIDEMYQVNLILDNLPAIRYTKKDDYFLRWTGYPVGIKVGDAYFVFNHLKFTVLVHKYEETNVARVMGTGDAADVIPTLDKSGSGGLPQGWMVVGFEVVPCSYLHDSESIKSLRMYNKYPAKIQCDPTTVAMSIKENQPIVFTYEVSFVESDIKWPSRWDAYLKMEGAKVHWFSILNSLMVIAFLAGIVLVILLRTVRRDLTRYEELDKEAQAQMNEELSGWKLVVSDVFRAPSHPMLLCAMVGDGVQILGMAVVTILFAALGFMSPASRGALITGMLFFYLILGIVAGYAGVRVWKTIKCGDHSGWVSVSWRVACFFPGIAFLILTTLNFLLWGSHSTGAIPISLFAVLLLLWFCISVPLTLIGGFLGARAPHIEYPVRTNQIPREIPPQKYPSWLLVLGAGTLPFGTLFIELFFIMSSIWMGRVYYVFGFLFIVLILLVVVCAEVSLVLTYMHLCVEDWKWWWKSFFSSGSVAIYIFFYSVNYLVFDLKSLSGPVSATLYLGYSLFMVIAIMLATGTVGFISSFWFVHYLFSSVKLD, from the coding sequence ATGAGATCCGTCGCCGGATTCGCCATCCGGATCGGCTTCTTCtccctcgtcgtcctcctcggcTCCGTCCATGGCTTCTACCTCCCCGGGAGCTACCCCCACAAGTACCAGGTCGGGGATCCGTTGTTGGTGAAGGTAAACTCCCTCACCTCCATTGACACCGAGATGCCCTTTAGCTACTATAGCCTCCCCTTTTGCAAGCCCCAAGAGGGCGTTAAGGATAGCGCCGAGAACCTCGGCGAGCTCCTCATGGGCGATCGCATTGAGAATTCCCCGTATCGATTCAAGATGTACACGAACGAGTCCGATATACTCCTGTGCCGATCGGATCCGCTCACGCCGGAGAATTTCAATCTCCTCAAGAAGCGGATCGATGAGATGTATCAGGTGAATCTCATTTTGGATAATCTCCCTGCGATCCGGTACACCAAGAAGGATGATTACTTCTTGCGGTGGACGGGGTACCCGGTGGGGATCAAGGTCGGGGACGCGTACTTTGTGTTCAACCACCTCAAGTTTACGGTGTTGGTCCACAAGTATGAGGAGACCAATGTGGCGAGGGTGATGGGGACCGGGGATGCTGCTGATGTTATCCCGACGCTCGATAAGTCCGGATCTGGCGGATTGCCGCAGGGATGGATGGTGGTTGGATTTGAGGTTGTTCCCTGTAGCTACCTCCACGATTCGGAGTCAATCAAGTCCTTGAGGATGTATAACAAGTATCCCGCGAAGATCCAGTGCGATCCGACTACCGTCGCGATGTCCATTAAGGAGAATCAGCCGATTGTATTCACTTACGAAGTCTCCTTCGTGGAGAGCGACATCAAGTGGCCATCGAGGTGGGACGCCTACTTGAAGATGGAGGGGGCGAAGGTGCATTGGTTCTCGATCCTCAATTCGCTAATGGTTATTGCCTTCCTCGCTGGTATAGTTTTGGTGATTCTTCTGAGGACGGTTCGTAGGGATCTGACTCGGTATGAAGAGCTCGACAAGGAAGCTCAAGCCCAGATGAACGAGGAGCTCTCGGGGTGGAAGCTTGTGGTCAGCGACGTCTTTAGGGCTCCGAGCCATCCGATGCTTCTTTGCGCGATGGTCGGAGATGGGGTCCAGATCCTCGGCATGGCGGTGGTCACCATCTTGTTTGCAGCCCTAGGGTTCATGTCCCCGGCCTCGAGAGGAGCTCTCATCACTGGAATGCTCTTCTTCTACCTAATTCTTGGAATCGTAGCTGGGTATGCTGGGGTTAGAGTTTGGAAGACTATTAAATGCGGGGATCACTCTGGGTGGGTCTCGGTTTCATGGCGTGTGGCTTGCTTCTTCCCTGGTATCGCCTTTTTGATCCTCACCACGCTGAACTTCCTCTTATGGGGCAGTCACAGCACAGGAGCTATCCCTATTTCTTTGTTCGCCGTTCTATTATTGCTTTGGTTCTGCATCTCAGTCCCTCTTACTCTCATCGGCGGATTCCTCGGTGCCAGGGCACCTCATATCGAGTACCCTGTGAGGACCAACCAAATCCCCCGCGAGATCCCGCCGCAGAAATACCCGTCGTGGTTGTTGGTTCTCGGAGCCGGCACACTGCCCTTTGGCACCCTTTTCATTGAGCTCTTCTTCATAATGTCCAGCATTTGGATGGGCCGCGTCTACTACGTGTTCGGCTTCCTCTTCATAGTGTTGATACTCCTCGTGGTTGTGTGCGCCGAGGTGTCTCTCGTGCTCACTTACATGCATCTCTGTGTGGAGGATTGGAAGTGGTGGTGGAAGTCGTTCTTCTCGTCCGGATCTGTTGCGATTTACATCTTCTTCTACTCAGTTAACTACCTCGTCTTCGATCTTAAGAGCTTGAGCGGGCCCGTCTCTGCTACCCTCTACCTCGGGTACTCACTCTTCATGGTCATCGCGATCATGCTCGCTACCGGCACGGTCGGGTTCATTTCCTCTTTCTGGTTCGTTCACTACCTCTTCTCGTCGGTAAAACTAGATTGA
- the LOC109711965 gene encoding uncharacterized protein LOC109711965 — translation MAAAANSPAMAMRCVFDGCIAAADTEVQRRPYHRNCGCALHRSGGGCGAACSSRLSYATAVEKRSQYCKEASVVATLSAPFGDLVEIKGDRISKHKGEVFLEIGSM, via the coding sequence ATGGCCGCGGCGGCGAATTCGCCGGCGATGGCGATGCGGTGCGTCTTCGACGGGTGCATCGCCGCGGCCGACACGGAGGTGCAGCGCCGCCCGTACCACCGCAACTGCGGCTGCGCCCTCcaccgcagcggcggcggctgcggcgccGCGTGTAGCTCACGCCTCTCGTACGCCACCGCCGTAGAGAAGCGGTCTCAGTACTGTAAGGAGGCTTCGGTTGTAGCTACTCTTTCCGCGCCCTTTGGTGATTTGGTGGAGATAAAAGGAGATCGAATCTCAAAGCACAAGGGGGAGGTTTTTTTGGAGATTGGCTCTATGTAA
- the LOC109711609 gene encoding trafficking protein particle complex II-specific subunit 120 homolog, which produces MEPDVSMETMSTIRIAVVAVGGAIPAGRLREYAAAVGRHARVELSALASFYSEQQKSPFAHQPWDSGALRLRFVLGGSPPSPWEDFQSHRKILAVLALCHCPASPDLDIVAHHFAAACRPYPHALARRCFAFFPSDAQLREEKRDDIVLFPPSDVQKMEFHMLTMVQDLAASLLMEFEKCVLRTESAGTILKTPLDSQSSLGSEEVIKAKKRRLGRAQKTIGDYCLLAGSPVDANAHYSTAIELARLTGDVFWHAGALEGSVCALLVDRTGGRDPILEEEVKYRYYTVIQLYRRAFIQDNAQRVSTVSFELEAALKLARYLCRTELAKEVVELLMGAADGAKSLVDANDRLILYVEIARLFGTLGYQRKAAFFSRQVAQLYLQQDSASAAISAMQVLTMTTNAYHVQSRRTNPKLHAPAQELGTSHGDGKKMQPQSVVSLFESQWSSLQMVLLREILVSSVRAGDPLSAWSAAARLLRSFYPLITPAGQSGLASSLANSADRLPVGTRCADPALPFIRLHSFPLHPSQMDIIKRNPLKKEWWTGSAPSGPFIYTPFSKGGTTDNSKEEITWVVGEPVQVLVELANPCSFDLVVESIYLSVHSGNFDAFPVSVNLPPNTAKVILLSGIPTKVGPISIPGCIVHCFGVITEHLFRDVDNLLLGAAQGLVLSDPFRCCGSGKLKNVSFPNISVVPPLPLLVSHVVGGNSSTILYEGEIRDIRICLTNAGTVPVEQAHITLSGKNQDSVISMAHDKLTSALPLKPGGEVTFTVTLKAWQLSLADSEVDASRNSSSSARRISKEGSSPLLAIYYAGPSTNSDESENKEASVPPGRRLVLPLNVCVLQGLRFVKARLLSMEIPAHVSDSFPKPTNINQSSTEEDDDVQDKDGSLVKIDPYKGCWGIRLLELELSNPTDVVFEVNVSVQLDNPTDEHTPVRDYESADIRYRKTRIDREYSARVLIPLENFKLPVLDGSVFLKDSQTDESAGNKAFSVTERNAKAELNASINNLISKIKVQWQSGRNSSGELNIKEATQAALQASVMDILLPDPLTFGFRIANTSVEIGELGDQSSKNPIAAHEMTQMEVLIRNNTKETIEMSLNVTCKDVAGENCFEGNSATVLWAGVLGDINLKVPPLEEVAHSFSLYFLVPGDYTLQAAAGITNATDVLRARARADSAEEPIFCRGSPFHVRVTGTA; this is translated from the exons ATGGAGCCGGACGTGAGCATGGAGACGATGTCGACGATCCGGATCGCGGTGGTGGCGGTGGGGGGGGCGATCCCGGCGGGGCGGCTGCGGGAGTACGCGGCGGCGGTGGGGCGGCACGCGCGGGTGGAGCTGTCGGCGCTGGCGTCGTTCTACTCGGAGCAGCAGAAGAGCCCCTTCGCGCACCAGCCCTGGGACTCCGGCGCCCTCCGCCTGCGCTTCGTCCTCGGCGGCTCCCCTCCCTCCCCCTGGGAGGACTTCCAGTCCCACCGCAAGATCCTCGCCGTCCTCGCCCTCTGCCACTGCCCCGCCTCCCCCGACCTCGACATCGTCGCCCACCACTTCGCCGCCGCCTGCAGGCCCTACCCCCACGCCCTCGCCCGCCGCTGCTTCGCCTTCTTCCCCTCCGACGCCCAG TTAAGGGAGGAGAAAAGAGATGATATTGTATTATTTCCTCCTTCGGATGTGCAAAAGATGGAATTTCACATGCTCACGATGGTGCAAGATCTCGCTGCTTCATTGTTGATGGAGTTTGAAAAATGCGTTCTTCGTACAGAATCTGCAGGGACGATTTTAAAGACACCTTTGGACTCGCAATCCAGCCTTGGTTCAGAGGAG GTCATTAAGGCAAAAAAACGAAGGCTTGGTCGCGCACAAAAAACAATTGGGGACTACTGTTTGTTGGCTGGGTCACCTGTTGATGCTAACGCACATTATTCCACGGCAATAGAGCTTGCGAGATTGACAGGAGATGTATTCTGGCATGCAGGGGCATTGGAGGGTAGCGTTTGCGCGTTGCTA GTAGACCGCACAGGTGGAAGAGACCCTATTCTAGAGGAGGAGGTGAAATATCGTTATTACACTGTCATCCAGCTATATAGAAGAGCTTTCATACAGGATAATGCTCAAAG GGTTTCAACTGTGAGCTTTGAACTCGAGGCTGCATTGAAGTTGGCTAGATACCTTTGCCG AACTGAACTTGCTAAGGAGGTTGTTGAACTGCTGATGGGGGCTGCAGATGGTGCGAAGTCTCTTGTTGATGCCAACGATCGTTTGATATTATATGTTGAAATAGCAAGACTGTTTGGAACACTAGGTTATCAACGTAAAGCAGCCTTTTTCTCGCGCCAAGTTGCCCAGCTGTACTTGCAGCAGGATAGTGCCAGCGCTGCTATCAGCGCCATGCAAGTTTTGACCATGACCACAAATGCTTATCATGTTCAAAGTAGGAGGACGAACCCGAAACTACATGCTCCAGCCCAA GAACTCGGTACAAGTCATGGTGATGGGAAGAAAATGCAGCCTCAATCGGTTGTCTCCTTATTTGAATCGCAATGGAGTTCCCTGCAAATGGTTTTGTTGAGAGAAATTCTCGTGTCCTCTGTCCGTGCTGGAGATCCTCTTTCAGCTTGGAGTGCGGCAGCTCGTCTACTCAGATCATTTTACCCACTTATCACACCAGCGGGTCAGAGTGGTCTGGCGAGCTCGCTTGCCAATTCTGCAGATAGGCTTCCTGTGGGCACGCGCTGTGCTGATCCTGCCCTTCCTTTTATCAG GTTGCATTCGTTTCCTCTCCACCCATCACAAATGGATATAATAAAGCGTAATCCACTGAAAAAGGAATGGTGGACTGGGTCAGCTCCTTCTGGGCCGTTCATCTATACACCATTCAGCAAGGGAGGTACAACAGATAACAGTAAAGAAGAGATAACTTGGGTTGTGGGCGAACCAGTTCAGGTCTTGGTTGAATTGGCTAATCCGTGTAGCTTCGACCTGGTTGTCGAAAGTATTTACCTATCTGTTCACTCTGGAAACTTTGATGCCTTCCCCGTGAGTGTAAATCTTCCACCTAATACAGCCAAGGTGATTTTACTGTCTGGAATTCCAACAAAAGTTGGACCGATTTCCATTCCGGGGTGCATTGTTCATTGCTTCGGTGTCATCACTGAACACCTATTTAGGGACGTCGATAACTTGCTCCTTGGGGCCGCACAAGGTCTCGTCCTTTCTGATCCATTCAGATGCTGTGGCTCTGGCAAGTTAAAGAATGTGTCTTTTCCCAATATCTCCGTAGTTCCTCCTCTACCTTTGCTGGTCTCCCATGTGGTTGGTGGGAACAGTTCGACCATTCTTTATGAAGGTGAAATTCGTGATATTAGGATCTGCCTGACGAACGCGGGTACCGTACCAGTTGAACAAGCACATATCACGCTATCCGGGAAAAATCAAGATTCGGTTATTTCAATGGCACACGACAAGTTGACGTCGGCTCTGCCTCTCAAACCAGGTGGGGAGGTGACTTTCACTGTGACTTTGAAGGCATGGCAGCTTAGTTTGGCGGATTCTGAGGTCGATGCTAGCAGGAATTCTTCTAGTAGTGCACGAAGAATATCGAAGGAAGGAAGCAGCCCACTCCTGGCTATTTATTATGCTG GTCCATCTACAAACTCCGATGAATCTGAAAACAAGGAAGCTTCTGTGCCACCAGGAAGGCGCTTGGTTCTTCCACTGAATGTCTGCGTTCTACAGGGCTTGCGTTTTGTAAAGGCTCGTTTGCTCTCAATGGAAATTCCTGCTCATGTTTCTGATTCCTTTCCTAAACCTACCAATATTAATCAGAGTTCAACTGAAGAAGACGACGATGTGCAAGATAAAGATGGTAGCTTAGTAAAGATCGACCCATACAAAGGATGCTGGGGAATCCGCCTTCTTGAGCTCGAGCTGTCTAATCCAACTGATGTGGTTTTCGAGGTTAATGTGTCAGTTCAGCTGGATAATCCAACCGACGAGCATACACCAGTACGTGACTATGAAAGTGCTGATATCAGGTACAGGAAGACGAGAATTGATCGTGAATACTCTGCACGAGTTCTGATACCATTGGAAAACTTCAAACTTCCTGTTCTTGATGGTTCCGTCTTCCTAAAGGACTCCCAAACTGATGAATCTGCCGGAAATAAAGCATTTAGTGTAACTGAAAGGAATGCCAAGGCTGAGTTGAATGCTTCGATCAACAACTTAATCTCGAAAATTAAAGTGCAGTGGCAGTCCGGAAGAAACAGCTCGGGGGAATTGAATATCAAAGAGGCCACTCAGGCGGCGCTGCAAGCGTCAGTGATGGACATATTATTGCCTGATCCTCTAACCTTTGGCTTCAGGATCGCAAACACCTCGGTTGAAATTGGCGAGTTGGGCGATCAGAGCTCTAAGAACCCTATCGCGGCTCACGAAATGACTCAGATGGAAGTTCTGATCCGGAACAATACGAAAGAAACGATTGAAATGAGCCTTAATGTTACATGCAAAGATGTCGCTGGCGAGAATTGCTTCGAGGGAAATAGCGCTACCGTCCTTTGGGCTG GTGTACTCGGTGACATCAATCTGAAGGTTCCACCGCTCGAGGAAGTGGCGCATTCCTTCTCGCTCTACTTTCTAGTCCCAGGAGATTATACGCTCCAAGCAGCTGCCGGCATAACCAATGCAACGGATGTCCTCCGCGCTCGGGCGAGGGCGGACTCGGCGGAGGAGCCAATCTTCTGCCGTGGCTCCCCCTTCCACGTCCGCGTTACCGGAACGGCTTAG